In one Brienomyrus brachyistius isolate T26 chromosome 12, BBRACH_0.4, whole genome shotgun sequence genomic region, the following are encoded:
- the LOC125704410 gene encoding uncharacterized protein LOC125704410 isoform X24: MLFGQKDAELCSGRVPYGQKEAELCSGRVPYGQKEAELCSGRVPFGQKDAELCSGRVPFGQKEAELCSGRVPFGQKEAELCSGRVRFGQKEAELCSARVSFGQKEAELCSGRVSFGQKEAELCSGRVSFGQKEAELCSGRVIFGQKETELCSFRVSFGQKETELCSGRVSYGQKEAGLCSGRVRFGQKEAGLCSGRVSFGQKVAELCSGRVRFGQKEAVLCSGRVLFGQKEAELCSGRVPFGQKDAELCSGRVPYGQKEAELCSGRVPFGQKEAELCSGRVRFGQKEAELCSARVSFGQKEAELCSGRVPYAQKEAELCSGRVSFGQKEAELCSGRVSFGQKEAELCSGRVSFGQKEAELCSGRVIFGQKETELCSFRVSFGQKETELCSGRVSYGQKEAGLCSGRVRFGQKEAGLCSGRVRFVQKEAVLCSGRVSFGQKVAELCSGRVRFGQKEAVLCSGRVLFGQKVAELCSGRVSFGQKEAELCSGRVSFEQKEAELCSGRVSFGQKEAELCSGRVSF; encoded by the exons ATGCTATTTGGACAGAAGGACGCGGAGCTGTGCTCAGGTAGGGTGCCATATGGAcagaaggaggcggagctgtgctCAGGTAGGGTGCCATATGGAcagaaggaggcggagctgtgctCAGGTAGGGTGCCATTTGGACAGAAGGACGCGGAGCTGTGCTCAGGTAGGGTGCCATTTGGACAGAAGGAGGCAGAGCTGTGCTCAGGTAGGGTGCCATTTGGACAGAAGGAGGCAGAGCTGTGCTCAGGTAGGGTGAGATTTGGAcaaaaggaggcggagctgtgctCAGCTAGGGTGTCATTTGGAcagaaggaggcggagctgtgctCAGGTAGGGTGTCATTTGGACAGAAGGAGGCTGAGCTGTGCTCAGGTAGGGTGTCATTTGGACAGAAGGAGGCTGAGCTGTGCTCAGGTAGGGTGATATTTGGACAGAAAGAGACAGAGCTGTGTTCGTTTAGGGTGTCATTTGGACAGAAGGAGACAGAGCTGTGCTCAGGAAGGGTATCATATGGACAGAAGGAGGCAGGGCTGTGCTCAGGTAGGGTGAGATTTGGACAGAAAGAGGCAGGGCTGTGCTCAGGTAGGGTGTCATTTGGACAGAAGGTGGCAGAGCTGTGCTCAGGTAGGGTGAGATTTGGACAGAAAGAGGCAGTGCTGTGCTCAGGTAGGGTGCTATTTGGAcagaaggaggcggagctgtgctCAGGTAGGGTGCCATTTGGACAGAAGGACGCGGAGCTGTGCTCAGGTAGGGTGCCATATGGAcagaaggaggcggagctgtgctCAGGTAGGGTGCCATTTGGACAGAAGGAGGCAGAGCTGTGCTCAGGTAGGGTGAGATTTGGAcaaaaggaggcggagctgtgctCAGCTAGGGTGTCATTTGGAcagaaggaggcggagctgtgctCAGGTAGGGTGCCATATGCAcagaaggaggcggagctgtgctCAGGTAGGGTGTCATTTGGAcagaaggaggcggagctgtgctCAGGTAGGGTGTCATTTGGACAGAAGGAGGCTGAGCTGTGCTCAGGTAGGGTGTCATTTGGACAGAAGGAGGCTGAGCTGTGCTCAGGTAGGGTGATATTTGGACAGAAAGAGACAGAGCTGTGTTCGTTTAGGGTGTCATTTGGACAGAAGGAGACAGAGCTGTGCTCAGGAAGGGTATCATATGGACAGAAGGAGGCAGGGCTGTGCTCAGGTAGGGTGAGATTTGGACAGAAGGAGGCAGGGCTGTGCTCAGGTAGGGTGAGATTTGTACAGAAAGAGGCAGTGCTGTGCTCAGGTAGGGTGTCATTTGGACAGAAGGTGGCAGAGCTGTGCTCAGGTAGGGTGAGATTTGGACAGAAAGAGGCAGTGCTGTGCTCAGGTAGGGTGCTATTTGGACAGAAGGTGGCAGAGCTGTGCTCAGGTAGGGTGTCATTTGGACAGAAGGAGGCAGAGCTGTGCTCAGGTAGGGTGTCATTTGAACAGAAGGAGGCAGAGCTGTGCTCAGGTAGGGTGTCATTTGGACAGAAG GAGGCAGAGCTGTGCTCAGGTAGGGTGTCATTTTGA
- the LOC125704410 gene encoding uncharacterized protein LOC125704410 isoform X1 codes for MLFGQKDAELCSGRVPYGQKEAELCSGRVPYGQKEAELCSGRVPFGQKDAELCSGRVPFGQKEAELCSGRVPFGQKEAELCSGRVRFGQKEAELCSARVSFGQKEAELCSGRVSFGQKEAELCSGRVSFGQKEAELCSGRVIFGQKETELCSFRVSFGQKETELCSGRVSYGQKEAGLCSGRVRFGQKEAGLCSGRVSFGQKVAELCSGRVRFGQKEAVLCSGRVLFGQKEAELCSGRVPFGQKDAELCSGRVPYGQKEAELCSGRVPFGQKEAELCSGRVRFGQKEAELCSARVSFGQKEAELCSGRVPYAQKEAELCSGRVSFGQKEAELCSGRVSFGQKEAELCSGRVSFGQKEAELCSGRVIFGQKETELCSFRVSFGQKETELCSGRVSYGQKEAGLCSGRVRFGQKEAGLCSGRVRFVQKEAVLCSGRVSFGQKVAELCSGRVRFGQKEAVLCSGRVLFGQKVAELCSGRVSFGQKEAELCSGRVSFEQKEAELCSGRVSFGQKVAELCSGRVRFGQKEAELCSGRVRCGQKEAVLCSGRVLFGQKVAELCSGRVLFGQKVAELCSGRVPYAQKEAELCSGRVRFGQKEAELCSGRVSFGQKDAELCSGRVPYGQKETGLCSGRVPFGQKEAELCSGRVSF; via the exons ATGCTATTTGGACAGAAGGACGCGGAGCTGTGCTCAGGTAGGGTGCCATATGGAcagaaggaggcggagctgtgctCAGGTAGGGTGCCATATGGAcagaaggaggcggagctgtgctCAGGTAGGGTGCCATTTGGACAGAAGGACGCGGAGCTGTGCTCAGGTAGGGTGCCATTTGGACAGAAGGAGGCAGAGCTGTGCTCAGGTAGGGTGCCATTTGGACAGAAGGAGGCAGAGCTGTGCTCAGGTAGGGTGAGATTTGGAcaaaaggaggcggagctgtgctCAGCTAGGGTGTCATTTGGAcagaaggaggcggagctgtgctCAGGTAGGGTGTCATTTGGACAGAAGGAGGCTGAGCTGTGCTCAGGTAGGGTGTCATTTGGACAGAAGGAGGCTGAGCTGTGCTCAGGTAGGGTGATATTTGGACAGAAAGAGACAGAGCTGTGTTCGTTTAGGGTGTCATTTGGACAGAAGGAGACAGAGCTGTGCTCAGGAAGGGTATCATATGGACAGAAGGAGGCAGGGCTGTGCTCAGGTAGGGTGAGATTTGGACAGAAAGAGGCAGGGCTGTGCTCAGGTAGGGTGTCATTTGGACAGAAGGTGGCAGAGCTGTGCTCAGGTAGGGTGAGATTTGGACAGAAAGAGGCAGTGCTGTGCTCAGGTAGGGTGCTATTTGGAcagaaggaggcggagctgtgctCAGGTAGGGTGCCATTTGGACAGAAGGACGCGGAGCTGTGCTCAGGTAGGGTGCCATATGGAcagaaggaggcggagctgtgctCAGGTAGGGTGCCATTTGGACAGAAGGAGGCAGAGCTGTGCTCAGGTAGGGTGAGATTTGGAcaaaaggaggcggagctgtgctCAGCTAGGGTGTCATTTGGAcagaaggaggcggagctgtgctCAGGTAGGGTGCCATATGCAcagaaggaggcggagctgtgctCAGGTAGGGTGTCATTTGGAcagaaggaggcggagctgtgctCAGGTAGGGTGTCATTTGGACAGAAGGAGGCTGAGCTGTGCTCAGGTAGGGTGTCATTTGGACAGAAGGAGGCTGAGCTGTGCTCAGGTAGGGTGATATTTGGACAGAAAGAGACAGAGCTGTGTTCGTTTAGGGTGTCATTTGGACAGAAGGAGACAGAGCTGTGCTCAGGAAGGGTATCATATGGACAGAAGGAGGCAGGGCTGTGCTCAGGTAGGGTGAGATTTGGACAGAAGGAGGCAGGGCTGTGCTCAGGTAGGGTGAGATTTGTACAGAAAGAGGCAGTGCTGTGCTCAGGTAGGGTGTCATTTGGACAGAAGGTGGCAGAGCTGTGCTCAGGTAGGGTGAGATTTGGACAGAAAGAGGCAGTGCTGTGCTCAGGTAGGGTGCTATTTGGACAGAAGGTGGCAGAGCTGTGCTCAGGTAGGGTGTCATTTGGACAGAAGGAGGCAGAGCTGTGCTCAGGTAGGGTGTCATTTGAACAGAAGGAGGCAGAGCTGTGCTCAGGTAGGGTGTCATTTGGACAGAAGGTGGCAGAGCTGTGCTCAGGTAGGGTGAGATTTGGACAGAAAGAGGCAGAGCTGTGCTCAGGAAGGGTGAGATGTGGACAGAAAGAGGCAGTGCTGTGCTCAGGTAGGGTGCTATTTGGACAGAAGGTGGCAGAGCTGTGCTCAG GTAGGGTGCTATTTGGACAGAAGGTGGCAGAGCTGTGCTCAGGTAGGGTGCCATATGCACAGAAGGAGGCAGAGCTGTGCTCAGGTAGGGTGAGATTTGGACAGAAAGAGGCAGAGCTGTGCTCAGGTAGGGTGTCATTTGGACAGAAGGACGCGGAGCTGTGCTCAGGTAGGGTGCCATATGGACAGAAGGAGACGGGGCTGTGCTCAGGTAGGGTGCCATTTGGACAGAAGGAGGCAGAGCTGTGCTCAGGTAGGGTGTCATTTTGA
- the LOC125704410 gene encoding uncharacterized protein LOC125704410 isoform X35, protein MLFGQKDAELCSGRVPYGQKEAELCSGRVPYGQKEAELCSGRVPFGQKDAELCSGRVPFGQKEAELCSGRVPFGQKEAELCSGRVRFGQKEAELCSARVSFGQKEAELCSGRVSFGQKEAELCSGRVSFGQKEAELCSGRVIFGQKETELCSFRVSFGQKETELCSGRVSYGQKEAGLCSGRVRFGQKEAGLCSGRVSFGQKVAELCSGRVRFGQKEAVLCSGRVLFGQKEAELCSGRVPFGQKDAELCSGRVPFGQKEAELCSGRVSF, encoded by the exons ATGCTATTTGGACAGAAGGACGCGGAGCTGTGCTCAGGTAGGGTGCCATATGGAcagaaggaggcggagctgtgctCAGGTAGGGTGCCATATGGAcagaaggaggcggagctgtgctCAGGTAGGGTGCCATTTGGACAGAAGGACGCGGAGCTGTGCTCAGGTAGGGTGCCATTTGGACAGAAGGAGGCAGAGCTGTGCTCAGGTAGGGTGCCATTTGGACAGAAGGAGGCAGAGCTGTGCTCAGGTAGGGTGAGATTTGGAcaaaaggaggcggagctgtgctCAGCTAGGGTGTCATTTGGAcagaaggaggcggagctgtgctCAGGTAGGGTGTCATTTGGACAGAAGGAGGCTGAGCTGTGCTCAGGTAGGGTGTCATTTGGACAGAAGGAGGCTGAGCTGTGCTCAGGTAGGGTGATATTTGGACAGAAAGAGACAGAGCTGTGTTCGTTTAGGGTGTCATTTGGACAGAAGGAGACAGAGCTGTGCTCAGGAAGGGTATCATATGGACAGAAGGAGGCAGGGCTGTGCTCAGGTAGGGTGAGATTTGGACAGAAAGAGGCAGGGCTGTGCTCAGGTAGGGTGTCATTTGGACAGAAGGTGGCAGAGCTGTGCTCAGGTAGGGTGAGATTTGGACAGAAAGAGGCAGTGCTGTGCTCAGGTAGGGTGCTATTTGGAcagaaggaggcggagctgtgctCAGGTAGGGTGCCATTTGGACAGAAGGACGCGGAGCTGTGCTCAG GTAGGGTGCCATTTGGACAGAAGGAGGCAGAGCTGTGCTCAGGTAGGGTGTCATTTTGA
- the LOC125704410 gene encoding uncharacterized protein LOC125704410 isoform X22, translating into MLFGQKDAELCSGRVPYGQKEAELCSGRVPYGQKEAELCSGRVPFGQKDAELCSGRVPFGQKEAELCSGRVPFGQKEAELCSGRVRFGQKEAELCSARVSFGQKEAELCSGRVSFGQKEAELCSGRVSFGQKEAELCSGRVIFGQKETELCSFRVSFGQKETELCSGRVSYGQKEAGLCSGRVRFGQKEAGLCSGRVSFGQKVAELCSGRVRFGQKEAVLCSGRVLFGQKEAELCSGRVPFGQKDAELCSGRVPYGQKEAELCSGRVPFGQKEAELCSGRVRFGQKEAELCSARVSFGQKEAELCSGRVPYAQKEAELCSGRVSFGQKEAELCSGRVSFGQKEAELCSGRVSFGQKEAELCSGRVIFGQKETELCSFRVSFGQKETELCSGRVSYGQKEAGLCSGRVRFGQKEAGLCSGRVRFVQKEAVLCSGRVSFGQKVAELCSGRVRFGQKEAVLCSGRVLFGQKVAELCSGRVSFGQKEAELCSGRVSFEQKEAELCSGRVSFGQKETGLCSGRVPFGQKEAELCSGRVSF; encoded by the exons ATGCTATTTGGACAGAAGGACGCGGAGCTGTGCTCAGGTAGGGTGCCATATGGAcagaaggaggcggagctgtgctCAGGTAGGGTGCCATATGGAcagaaggaggcggagctgtgctCAGGTAGGGTGCCATTTGGACAGAAGGACGCGGAGCTGTGCTCAGGTAGGGTGCCATTTGGACAGAAGGAGGCAGAGCTGTGCTCAGGTAGGGTGCCATTTGGACAGAAGGAGGCAGAGCTGTGCTCAGGTAGGGTGAGATTTGGAcaaaaggaggcggagctgtgctCAGCTAGGGTGTCATTTGGAcagaaggaggcggagctgtgctCAGGTAGGGTGTCATTTGGACAGAAGGAGGCTGAGCTGTGCTCAGGTAGGGTGTCATTTGGACAGAAGGAGGCTGAGCTGTGCTCAGGTAGGGTGATATTTGGACAGAAAGAGACAGAGCTGTGTTCGTTTAGGGTGTCATTTGGACAGAAGGAGACAGAGCTGTGCTCAGGAAGGGTATCATATGGACAGAAGGAGGCAGGGCTGTGCTCAGGTAGGGTGAGATTTGGACAGAAAGAGGCAGGGCTGTGCTCAGGTAGGGTGTCATTTGGACAGAAGGTGGCAGAGCTGTGCTCAGGTAGGGTGAGATTTGGACAGAAAGAGGCAGTGCTGTGCTCAGGTAGGGTGCTATTTGGAcagaaggaggcggagctgtgctCAGGTAGGGTGCCATTTGGACAGAAGGACGCGGAGCTGTGCTCAGGTAGGGTGCCATATGGAcagaaggaggcggagctgtgctCAGGTAGGGTGCCATTTGGACAGAAGGAGGCAGAGCTGTGCTCAGGTAGGGTGAGATTTGGAcaaaaggaggcggagctgtgctCAGCTAGGGTGTCATTTGGAcagaaggaggcggagctgtgctCAGGTAGGGTGCCATATGCAcagaaggaggcggagctgtgctCAGGTAGGGTGTCATTTGGAcagaaggaggcggagctgtgctCAGGTAGGGTGTCATTTGGACAGAAGGAGGCTGAGCTGTGCTCAGGTAGGGTGTCATTTGGACAGAAGGAGGCTGAGCTGTGCTCAGGTAGGGTGATATTTGGACAGAAAGAGACAGAGCTGTGTTCGTTTAGGGTGTCATTTGGACAGAAGGAGACAGAGCTGTGCTCAGGAAGGGTATCATATGGACAGAAGGAGGCAGGGCTGTGCTCAGGTAGGGTGAGATTTGGACAGAAGGAGGCAGGGCTGTGCTCAGGTAGGGTGAGATTTGTACAGAAAGAGGCAGTGCTGTGCTCAGGTAGGGTGTCATTTGGACAGAAGGTGGCAGAGCTGTGCTCAGGTAGGGTGAGATTTGGACAGAAAGAGGCAGTGCTGTGCTCAGGTAGGGTGCTATTTGGACAGAAGGTGGCAGAGCTGTGCTCAGGTAGGGTGTCATTTGGACAGAAGGAGGCAGAGCTGTGCTCAGGTAGGGTGTCATTTGAACAGAAGGAGGCAGAGCTGTGCTCAGGTAGGGTGTCATTTGGACAGAAG GAGACGGGGCTGTGCTCAGGTAGGGTGCCATTTGGACAGAAGGAGGCAGAGCTGTGCTCAGGTAGGGTGTCATTTTGA
- the LOC125704410 gene encoding uncharacterized protein LOC125704410 isoform X4 — protein sequence MLFGQKDAELCSGRVPYGQKEAELCSGRVPYGQKEAELCSGRVPFGQKDAELCSGRVPFGQKEAELCSGRVPFGQKEAELCSGRVRFGQKEAELCSARVSFGQKEAELCSGRVSFGQKEAELCSGRVSFGQKEAELCSGRVIFGQKETELCSFRVSFGQKETELCSGRVSYGQKEAGLCSGRVRFGQKEAGLCSGRVSFGQKVAELCSGRVRFGQKEAVLCSGRVLFGQKEAELCSGRVPFGQKDAELCSGRVPFGQKEAELCSGRVRFGQKEAELCSARVSFGQKEAELCSGRVPYAQKEAELCSGRVSFGQKEAELCSGRVSFGQKEAELCSGRVSFGQKEAELCSGRVIFGQKETELCSFRVSFGQKETELCSGRVSYGQKEAGLCSGRVRFGQKEAGLCSGRVRFVQKEAVLCSGRVSFGQKVAELCSGRVRFGQKEAVLCSGRVLFGQKVAELCSGRVSFGQKEAELCSGRVSFEQKEAELCSGRVSFGQKVAELCSGRVRFGQKEAELCSGRVRCGQKEAVLCSGRVLFGQKVAELCSGRVRFVQKEAVLCSGRVLFGQKVAELCSGRVPYAQKEAELCSGRVRFGQKEAELCSGRVSFGQKDAELCSGRVPYGQKETGLCSGRVPFGQKEAELCSGRVSF from the exons ATGCTATTTGGACAGAAGGACGCGGAGCTGTGCTCAGGTAGGGTGCCATATGGAcagaaggaggcggagctgtgctCAGGTAGGGTGCCATATGGAcagaaggaggcggagctgtgctCAGGTAGGGTGCCATTTGGACAGAAGGACGCGGAGCTGTGCTCAGGTAGGGTGCCATTTGGACAGAAGGAGGCAGAGCTGTGCTCAGGTAGGGTGCCATTTGGACAGAAGGAGGCAGAGCTGTGCTCAGGTAGGGTGAGATTTGGAcaaaaggaggcggagctgtgctCAGCTAGGGTGTCATTTGGAcagaaggaggcggagctgtgctCAGGTAGGGTGTCATTTGGACAGAAGGAGGCTGAGCTGTGCTCAGGTAGGGTGTCATTTGGACAGAAGGAGGCTGAGCTGTGCTCAGGTAGGGTGATATTTGGACAGAAAGAGACAGAGCTGTGTTCGTTTAGGGTGTCATTTGGACAGAAGGAGACAGAGCTGTGCTCAGGAAGGGTATCATATGGACAGAAGGAGGCAGGGCTGTGCTCAGGTAGGGTGAGATTTGGACAGAAAGAGGCAGGGCTGTGCTCAGGTAGGGTGTCATTTGGACAGAAGGTGGCAGAGCTGTGCTCAGGTAGGGTGAGATTTGGACAGAAAGAGGCAGTGCTGTGCTCAGGTAGGGTGCTATTTGGAcagaaggaggcggagctgtgctCAGGTAGGGTGCCATTTGGACAGAAGGACGCGGAGCTGTGCTCAG GTAGGGTGCCATTTGGACAGAAGGAGGCAGAGCTGTGCTCAGGTAGGGTGAGATTTGGAcaaaaggaggcggagctgtgctCAGCTAGGGTGTCATTTGGAcagaaggaggcggagctgtgctCAGGTAGGGTGCCATATGCAcagaaggaggcggagctgtgctCAGGTAGGGTGTCATTTGGAcagaaggaggcggagctgtgctCAGGTAGGGTGTCATTTGGACAGAAGGAGGCTGAGCTGTGCTCAGGTAGGGTGTCATTTGGACAGAAGGAGGCTGAGCTGTGCTCAGGTAGGGTGATATTTGGACAGAAAGAGACAGAGCTGTGTTCGTTTAGGGTGTCATTTGGACAGAAGGAGACAGAGCTGTGCTCAGGAAGGGTATCATATGGACAGAAGGAGGCAGGGCTGTGCTCAGGTAGGGTGAGATTTGGACAGAAGGAGGCAGGGCTGTGCTCAGGTAGGGTGAGATTTGTACAGAAAGAGGCAGTGCTGTGCTCAGGTAGGGTGTCATTTGGACAGAAGGTGGCAGAGCTGTGCTCAGGTAGGGTGAGATTTGGACAGAAAGAGGCAGTGCTGTGCTCAGGTAGGGTGCTATTTGGACAGAAGGTGGCAGAGCTGTGCTCAGGTAGGGTGTCATTTGGACAGAAGGAGGCAGAGCTGTGCTCAGGTAGGGTGTCATTTGAACAGAAGGAGGCAGAGCTGTGCTCAGGTAGGGTGTCATTTGGACAGAAGGTGGCAGAGCTGTGCTCAGGTAGGGTGAGATTTGGACAGAAAGAGGCAGAGCTGTGCTCAGGAAGGGTGAGATGTGGACAGAAAGAGGCAGTGCTGTGCTCAGGTAGGGTGCTATTTGGACAGAAGGTGGCAGAGCTGTGCTCAGGTAGGGTGAGATTTGTACAGAAAGAGGCAGTGCTGTGCTCAGGTAGGGTGCTATTTGGACAGAAGGTGGCAGAGCTGTGCTCAGGTAGGGTGCCATATGCACAGAAGGAGGCAGAGCTGTGCTCAGGTAGGGTGAGATTTGGACAGAAAGAGGCAGAGCTGTGCTCAGGTAGGGTGTCATTTGGACAGAAGGACGCGGAGCTGTGCTCAGGTAGGGTGCCATATGGACAGAAGGAGACGGGGCTGTGCTCAGGTAGGGTGCCATTTGGACAGAAGGAGGCAGAGCTGTGCTCAGGTAGGGTGTCATTTTGA
- the LOC125704410 gene encoding uncharacterized protein LOC125704410 isoform X17, with protein MLFGQKDAELCSGRVPYGQKEAELCSGRVPYGQKEAELCSGRVPFGQKDAELCSGRVPFGQKEAELCSGRVPFGQKEAELCSGRVRFGQKEAELCSARVSFGQKEAELCSGRVSFGQKEAELCSGRVSFGQKEAELCSGRVIFGQKETELCSFRVSFGQKETELCSGRVSYGQKEAGLCSGRVRFGQKEAGLCSGRVSFGQKVAELCSGRVRFGQKEAVLCSGRVLFGQKEAELCSGRVPFGQKDAELCSGRVPYGQKEAELCSGRVPFGQKEAELCSGRVRFGQKEAELCSARVSFGQKEAELCSGRVPYAQKEAELCSGRVSFGQKEAELCSGRVSFGQKEAELCSGRVSFGQKEAELCSGRVIFGQKETELCSFRVSFGQKETELCSGRVSYGQKEAGLCSGRVRFGQKEAVLCSGRVLFGQKVAELCSGRVSFGQKEAELCSGRVSFEQKEAELCSGRVSFGQKVAELCSGRVRFGQKEAELCSGRVRCGQKEAVLCSGRVLFGQKVAELCSGRVRFVQKEAVLCSGRVLFGQKVAELCSGRVPYAQKEAELCSGRVRFGQKEAELCSGRVSFGQKDAELCSGRVPYGQKETGLCSGRVPFGQKEAELCSGRVSF; from the exons ATGCTATTTGGACAGAAGGACGCGGAGCTGTGCTCAGGTAGGGTGCCATATGGAcagaaggaggcggagctgtgctCAGGTAGGGTGCCATATGGAcagaaggaggcggagctgtgctCAGGTAGGGTGCCATTTGGACAGAAGGACGCGGAGCTGTGCTCAGGTAGGGTGCCATTTGGACAGAAGGAGGCAGAGCTGTGCTCAGGTAGGGTGCCATTTGGACAGAAGGAGGCAGAGCTGTGCTCAGGTAGGGTGAGATTTGGAcaaaaggaggcggagctgtgctCAGCTAGGGTGTCATTTGGAcagaaggaggcggagctgtgctCAGGTAGGGTGTCATTTGGACAGAAGGAGGCTGAGCTGTGCTCAGGTAGGGTGTCATTTGGACAGAAGGAGGCTGAGCTGTGCTCAGGTAGGGTGATATTTGGACAGAAAGAGACAGAGCTGTGTTCGTTTAGGGTGTCATTTGGACAGAAGGAGACAGAGCTGTGCTCAGGAAGGGTATCATATGGACAGAAGGAGGCAGGGCTGTGCTCAGGTAGGGTGAGATTTGGACAGAAAGAGGCAGGGCTGTGCTCAGGTAGGGTGTCATTTGGACAGAAGGTGGCAGAGCTGTGCTCAGGTAGGGTGAGATTTGGACAGAAAGAGGCAGTGCTGTGCTCAGGTAGGGTGCTATTTGGAcagaaggaggcggagctgtgctCAGGTAGGGTGCCATTTGGACAGAAGGACGCGGAGCTGTGCTCAGGTAGGGTGCCATATGGAcagaaggaggcggagctgtgctCAGGTAGGGTGCCATTTGGACAGAAGGAGGCAGAGCTGTGCTCAGGTAGGGTGAGATTTGGAcaaaaggaggcggagctgtgctCAGCTAGGGTGTCATTTGGAcagaaggaggcggagctgtgctCAGGTAGGGTGCCATATGCAcagaaggaggcggagctgtgctCAGGTAGGGTGTCATTTGGAcagaaggaggcggagctgtgctCAGGTAGGGTGTCATTTGGACAGAAGGAGGCTGAGCTGTGCTCAGGTAGGGTGTCATTTGGACAGAAGGAGGCTGAGCTGTGCTCAGGTAGGGTGATATTTGGACAGAAAGAGACAGAGCTGTGTTCGTTTAGGGTGTCATTTGGACAGAAGGAGACAGAGCTGTGCTCAGGAAGGGTATCATATGGACAGAAGGAGGCAGGGCTGTGCTCAG GTAGGGTGAGATTTGGACAGAAAGAGGCAGTGCTGTGCTCAGGTAGGGTGCTATTTGGACAGAAGGTGGCAGAGCTGTGCTCAGGTAGGGTGTCATTTGGACAGAAGGAGGCAGAGCTGTGCTCAGGTAGGGTGTCATTTGAACAGAAGGAGGCAGAGCTGTGCTCAGGTAGGGTGTCATTTGGACAGAAGGTGGCAGAGCTGTGCTCAGGTAGGGTGAGATTTGGACAGAAAGAGGCAGAGCTGTGCTCAGGAAGGGTGAGATGTGGACAGAAAGAGGCAGTGCTGTGCTCAGGTAGGGTGCTATTTGGACAGAAGGTGGCAGAGCTGTGCTCAGGTAGGGTGAGATTTGTACAGAAAGAGGCAGTGCTGTGCTCAGGTAGGGTGCTATTTGGACAGAAGGTGGCAGAGCTGTGCTCAGGTAGGGTGCCATATGCACAGAAGGAGGCAGAGCTGTGCTCAGGTAGGGTGAGATTTGGACAGAAAGAGGCAGAGCTGTGCTCAGGTAGGGTGTCATTTGGACAGAAGGACGCGGAGCTGTGCTCAGGTAGGGTGCCATATGGACAGAAGGAGACGGGGCTGTGCTCAGGTAGGGTGCCATTTGGACAGAAGGAGGCAGAGCTGTGCTCAGGTAGGGTGTCATTTTGA